A portion of the Cellulophaga algicola DSM 14237 genome contains these proteins:
- a CDS encoding MFS transporter gives MMTIKSNKKALLALAIGGFGIGMTEFVIMGILPDVANALKITIPQAGHFIAAYALGVVVGAPLLTGLGSKWSAHKVLLALMLWFTVFNTLSAFAENYTSLLIFRFLSGLPHGAFFGIGAVVAGKLVPKGKSAQGMAIMFSGLTLANVLGVPLGTYLGHHFSWNLSFMLVGVIGILAMLSVYFWMPAFPKSSSEGLRKDLQVFKRAELWVLILLTTVGTGGFFAWYSYIAPLITDVSGYPESMVGYAMILAGLGMVVGNFLGAKMAEKFSPMKAIVLSLGMMVLVLLINTVVAQNPIAILVLTFIIGMISFTVATPIQMAIINASKGSEMLGSSMNQSAFNMGNASGAYLAGLPIAMGYGITAASIVGAALAGSGVLIAIGILINRKKHTIKDKIKRFAFK, from the coding sequence ATGATGACTATCAAATCAAATAAAAAAGCATTATTAGCTTTGGCCATTGGAGGTTTTGGAATAGGAATGACAGAATTTGTAATTATGGGTATTTTACCTGATGTTGCAAATGCATTGAAAATTACGATTCCACAAGCGGGACATTTTATAGCAGCTTACGCATTAGGAGTAGTGGTAGGGGCTCCGCTTTTAACAGGTCTTGGTAGTAAGTGGTCTGCCCATAAAGTTTTGTTGGCATTGATGCTTTGGTTTACCGTCTTTAATACCTTATCTGCTTTTGCCGAAAACTATACAAGTCTTTTGATCTTTAGATTTTTATCAGGGCTTCCACACGGGGCATTTTTTGGCATTGGAGCCGTAGTTGCCGGAAAATTAGTCCCCAAGGGAAAATCTGCTCAAGGCATGGCTATTATGTTTTCTGGACTAACTTTAGCCAATGTACTTGGCGTTCCTTTAGGAACTTATTTGGGACATCATTTTAGTTGGAACCTTTCCTTTATGCTAGTTGGAGTCATCGGAATTTTAGCAATGTTAAGCGTCTATTTTTGGATGCCTGCTTTTCCTAAATCTTCTTCTGAAGGGTTACGAAAAGATTTACAAGTCTTTAAAAGAGCAGAACTATGGGTTCTAATTTTATTAACAACAGTAGGTACGGGGGGCTTTTTTGCTTGGTACAGCTATATAGCACCTTTAATTACAGATGTTTCGGGGTATCCGGAAAGTATGGTTGGTTATGCTATGATATTAGCGGGTCTAGGAATGGTTGTTGGTAATTTTTTAGGAGCAAAAATGGCAGAGAAATTTAGCCCTATGAAAGCTATAGTTTTAAGTTTGGGGATGATGGTTTTGGTGTTGCTCATAAATACTGTGGTTGCTCAAAATCCAATTGCGATATTAGTATTAACTTTTATTATTGGAATGATTTCTTTTACAGTAGCAACACCAATACAAATGGCTATTATCAATGCCTCAAAAGGATCAGAAATGTTAGGTTCATCAATGAACCAAAGTGCATTTAATATGGGAAATGCTTCTGGAGCATATTTAGCAGGATTACCAATTGCAATGGGTTACGGAATAACCGCAGCAAGTATTGTTGGGGCAGCATTAGCAGGTTCAGGAGTACTAATTGCTATTGGTATTCTAATCAACAGAAAAAAACATACTATTAAAGATAAAATAAAACGCTTTGCTTTTAAGTAA
- a CDS encoding TetR/AcrR family transcriptional regulator translates to MTTKAKRTTLYIIQTVAPIFNKLGYVGTSMSDLTEATGLTKGALYGNFENKEALAIAAFEYNSKLLLNAIDERVNSEGTALEKLTALLDFYRHYDEFTLPMGGCPVLNVGVDAKYNNKLLAAAAKEVAKTIEGKIALILENGINAAEIKLPVTPLQFAKQLYTMIQGAIAMATITDDRKYLLNTLTYLEYLIANEVKK, encoded by the coding sequence ATGACAACCAAAGCCAAAAGAACTACGCTATACATTATACAAACTGTTGCTCCTATATTTAACAAACTAGGATATGTTGGTACTAGTATGAGCGATTTAACAGAAGCTACAGGTCTTACTAAAGGTGCATTATATGGTAATTTTGAAAACAAAGAAGCACTTGCAATAGCGGCGTTTGAATACAATAGTAAATTACTTTTAAATGCTATTGATGAGCGCGTAAATTCTGAAGGAACAGCCCTTGAGAAATTAACTGCTTTACTTGATTTTTATAGACATTATGATGAATTTACATTACCCATGGGAGGATGTCCCGTATTAAATGTTGGCGTTGATGCAAAGTATAATAATAAATTGCTAGCAGCAGCAGCAAAAGAGGTAGCTAAAACAATTGAAGGTAAAATAGCCTTGATTTTAGAAAACGGAATTAATGCTGCGGAAATAAAATTACCCGTTACCCCTTTACAATTTGCGAAACAATTATATACCATGATTCAAGGTGCCATTGCTATGGCAACCATAACAGACGATAGAAAGTATTTGCTAAATACACTAACATATCTTGAATATTTAATTGCTAATGAAGTTAAAAAATAG
- the clpB gene encoding ATP-dependent chaperone ClpB: protein MNINNFTTKSQEAVQLAQQLAQEMGHQQIENEHIFKAISQVDENVTPFILKKLNVNTDLLFQMVDKQLESFPKVTGGDLVFSRETGKTLNDASSIAKVMEDEYVSIEHLLLAIFNSKSKIGQILKDQGVTEKNFKAAIQELRKGAKVTSQGAEDTYNSLNKYAKNLNDLADKGKLDPVIGRDEEIRRVLQILSRRTKNNPMLVGEPGVGKTAIAEGLARRIVQGDVPENLKDKVIFSLDMGALIAGAKYKGEFEERLKSVIKEVTSSDGNVVLFIDEIHTLVGAGGGDGAMDAANILKPALARGELRAIGATTLDEYQKYFEKDKALERRFQKIIVDEPDTESAISILRGIKDKYEAHHKVRIKDEAVISAVELSQRYITNRFLPDKAIDLIDEAAAKLRMEINSKPEELDVLDRKIMQLEIEVEAIKRENDKTKLQALNLDLANIKEDRNEIFAKWESEKRVVDDIQKTKQDIEDFKLEAERAERNGDYGKVAELRYGKIKEAQEKLESLQHVLDEQQQGDTMIKEEVTSEDIAQVVAKWTGIPVTKMLQSEREKLLQLEAVLHKRVVGQEEAIEAVSDAIRRSRAGLQDTKRPIGSFLFLGTTGVGKTELAKTLASYLFDDESAMTRIDMSEYQERHSVSRLVGAPPGYVGYDEGGQLTEAVRRRPYSVVLLDEIEKAHPDTFNVLLQVLDEGRLTDNKGRVADFKNTIIIMTSNMGSHIIQDKFETNPDAYSATEAARVEVLGLLKKTIRPEFLNRIDDIIMFTPLSKKDIVKIVRLQLDGLKKMLAKQHITVDATDETIKYLAEKGYDPQYGARPIKRVIQKEVLNTLSKEILSGKITTDSVVLIDSFDDQLVFRNQEEMV from the coding sequence ATGAATATAAATAATTTCACTACAAAATCGCAGGAGGCGGTGCAACTCGCACAGCAACTTGCGCAAGAGATGGGACATCAGCAAATTGAAAATGAACACATTTTTAAAGCGATTAGCCAGGTTGATGAAAATGTAACTCCCTTTATTTTAAAGAAACTGAATGTAAATACCGATTTGTTATTTCAAATGGTAGACAAGCAGTTAGAAAGTTTTCCTAAAGTCACTGGAGGAGATTTAGTCTTTTCTCGTGAAACAGGAAAAACGTTGAATGATGCTTCTTCTATTGCTAAGGTTATGGAAGATGAGTATGTATCTATCGAACATTTGCTTTTAGCTATTTTTAATTCTAAAAGTAAAATTGGTCAAATTTTAAAAGATCAAGGGGTAACTGAGAAAAATTTTAAAGCAGCAATTCAAGAATTACGTAAAGGTGCTAAAGTTACTTCTCAAGGCGCAGAAGACACGTATAATTCATTAAATAAATATGCGAAAAATTTAAATGATTTAGCCGATAAAGGCAAATTAGATCCAGTGATTGGGCGCGATGAAGAAATTCGTAGGGTACTTCAAATATTATCGCGTAGAACAAAGAATAATCCAATGTTAGTAGGAGAACCAGGTGTTGGTAAAACTGCAATAGCAGAAGGTTTAGCACGTAGAATTGTTCAAGGTGATGTTCCTGAAAACTTAAAGGATAAAGTAATTTTTTCTTTAGATATGGGTGCACTAATTGCGGGTGCAAAATATAAAGGTGAATTTGAAGAACGTTTAAAATCTGTGATAAAGGAAGTAACGTCTTCAGATGGTAATGTGGTTTTATTCATAGATGAAATACACACATTAGTTGGTGCCGGTGGTGGAGATGGTGCTATGGATGCTGCTAACATTCTTAAACCAGCTTTAGCTAGAGGAGAACTTAGAGCTATAGGAGCTACAACTCTTGATGAATATCAGAAATATTTTGAAAAAGACAAGGCATTAGAGCGTAGATTTCAAAAAATTATCGTGGATGAACCCGATACGGAAAGTGCTATTTCCATTCTCCGTGGTATCAAAGATAAATATGAGGCGCACCACAAAGTACGTATCAAAGATGAAGCGGTTATTTCTGCGGTAGAATTATCTCAACGCTATATTACCAATCGTTTTTTACCAGATAAAGCTATTGATTTAATTGATGAAGCAGCAGCAAAATTACGAATGGAAATCAATTCTAAGCCAGAGGAGTTAGATGTTCTAGACCGTAAAATTATGCAGCTTGAAATTGAAGTTGAAGCAATCAAACGTGAGAATGATAAAACTAAACTACAAGCCTTAAATCTAGATTTAGCAAACATAAAAGAAGACCGCAACGAGATTTTCGCAAAATGGGAAAGTGAAAAAAGAGTTGTTGATGATATTCAGAAAACAAAACAAGACATTGAGGATTTTAAACTTGAGGCAGAGCGTGCAGAGCGTAATGGGGATTATGGTAAAGTGGCTGAGCTACGCTATGGGAAAATAAAAGAAGCTCAAGAGAAATTAGAAAGCTTACAGCATGTATTAGACGAGCAACAGCAAGGAGATACCATGATTAAGGAAGAGGTAACTAGTGAAGATATTGCTCAAGTTGTGGCGAAATGGACTGGTATTCCTGTAACAAAAATGTTGCAAAGTGAACGTGAAAAACTATTACAATTAGAAGCGGTCTTACACAAACGCGTGGTGGGGCAAGAAGAGGCTATTGAAGCTGTTTCTGATGCTATACGCCGCAGTAGAGCTGGTTTACAAGATACTAAGAGACCAATTGGTTCTTTCTTGTTTTTAGGAACCACAGGTGTTGGTAAAACAGAATTGGCTAAAACATTAGCGAGCTATTTGTTTGATGATGAAAGTGCAATGACCAGAATAGACATGAGTGAATACCAAGAGCGTCATTCGGTAAGTAGATTAGTAGGAGCACCTCCAGGATATGTTGGTTATGATGAAGGAGGGCAATTAACGGAAGCCGTGCGTCGTAGACCTTATTCTGTGGTATTGTTAGATGAGATAGAAAAAGCGCATCCAGATACTTTTAATGTATTGCTACAAGTATTAGATGAAGGTAGGCTTACTGATAACAAAGGACGTGTAGCAGATTTCAAGAATACTATTATTATTATGACCAGTAATATGGGAAGCCATATTATTCAGGATAAATTTGAAACCAATCCTGACGCTTATAGTGCTACAGAAGCAGCACGTGTTGAAGTTTTAGGGCTATTAAAGAAAACGATCAGACCAGAGTTTTTAAATCGTATTGATGATATTATCATGTTTACACCTTTAAGCAAAAAAGATATTGTTAAGATTGTACGTTTACAATTGGATGGTTTGAAAAAAATGTTAGCAAAACAGCATATAACGGTTGATGCAACTGATGAGACCATAAAATATTTGGCCGAAAAAGGATATGATCCACAATATGGAGCACGACCAATAAAACGTGTGATTCAGAAAGAGGTGTTGAATACACTCTCTAAAGAGATTTTAAGTGGAAAAATTACCACGGATAGTGTCGTTTTGATCGATTCTTTTGATGATCAATTGGTATTTAGAAATCAAGAAGAAATGGTTTAA
- the ytxJ gene encoding bacillithiol system redox-active protein YtxJ: MGLFDSLFGNNKDATPKEEKAALPWIALASLEQLEEIKEKSKTKPQIIFKHSTTCGISRMVMNTFKNTYALDTNQADLYYLDLLNNREVSNETGYKFQVIHQSPQLLVIKNGVAVANASHGSINEVALEQFV, translated from the coding sequence ATGGGATTATTTGATAGTCTATTTGGAAATAATAAAGATGCTACCCCTAAAGAGGAGAAAGCAGCATTACCATGGATTGCTTTAGCTTCATTGGAGCAATTAGAAGAAATTAAGGAAAAATCTAAAACAAAACCACAAATAATATTTAAACATTCTACCACGTGCGGAATTAGCCGTATGGTGATGAATACTTTTAAAAATACATATGCTTTAGATACAAACCAGGCAGATTTATATTATTTAGATTTATTAAATAATAGAGAAGTTTCTAATGAAACAGGATATAAATTTCAGGTAATACACCAATCTCCTCAATTATTAGTAATTAAGAATGGGGTAGCAGTAGCGAATGCTTCTCATGGAAGTATTAATGAAGTTGCGCTAGAGCAATTTGTTTAG
- the fahA gene encoding fumarylacetoacetase, whose amino-acid sequence MPIKTNDPNKKTWIPVPENSDFPIQNIPFGVFLTRDDVITIGTRIGNHAIDLGALHQLGYFKDIPLTDDIFLQDTLNDFISDGQKTWRLVRNRISDIFDKDNGSLRDNDDHKKVVLFTMEEIEMQLPVLIGDYTDFYSSKEHATNVGTMFRDPNNALLPNWLHIPVGYHGRSSSIVTSDTPVRRPMGQTMPAGAETPVFGPSKLVDFELEMAFITTDANVLGEPIPVDEAEEYIFGMVLFNDWSARDIQKWEYVPLGPFLAKNFASSISPWIVTMDALQPFKVDSPAQDPKPLPYLVQENGNKSYDIHLEVDIIPENSTATTVTKSNFKYMYWTMSQQLAHHTINGCNVNSGDLMGSGTISGPTPDSYGSMLELSWGGKNTVPLNDGSTRKFIEDNDTVVIKGFCKNDAIRIGFGEVSTKLLPVFQAKKK is encoded by the coding sequence ATGCCCATAAAAACTAACGATCCAAATAAAAAAACATGGATACCTGTACCCGAAAACTCTGATTTTCCTATTCAAAATATTCCATTTGGTGTCTTTTTGACTAGAGACGATGTAATAACTATTGGTACTCGTATAGGGAACCATGCCATAGATTTAGGAGCGTTGCATCAATTGGGGTATTTTAAAGATATTCCCTTAACAGATGATATTTTTTTACAAGATACATTGAATGATTTTATCTCTGACGGCCAAAAAACATGGCGTTTGGTTCGGAACCGTATATCTGATATTTTTGATAAAGATAACGGGTCTTTAAGAGATAATGACGACCATAAAAAAGTAGTTCTTTTTACCATGGAAGAAATTGAAATGCAACTGCCAGTACTCATTGGTGATTATACTGATTTCTATTCTAGCAAAGAACACGCAACTAATGTGGGTACTATGTTTAGAGACCCAAACAATGCCTTATTACCAAACTGGCTTCATATTCCAGTAGGGTATCACGGTAGAAGTTCTTCTATTGTAACGAGTGATACACCGGTTAGGAGACCTATGGGACAAACAATGCCTGCGGGCGCAGAAACTCCTGTATTTGGGCCTTCAAAATTAGTAGATTTTGAGCTAGAAATGGCTTTTATTACTACAGATGCCAATGTTTTAGGAGAACCAATTCCTGTAGACGAAGCTGAAGAATATATCTTCGGAATGGTTTTATTTAATGATTGGAGTGCTAGAGATATTCAAAAATGGGAATATGTACCGTTAGGTCCGTTTTTAGCTAAAAACTTTGCATCATCAATATCACCATGGATTGTAACTATGGATGCTTTACAACCTTTTAAAGTAGACAGCCCAGCACAAGATCCTAAGCCACTACCCTATTTAGTTCAAGAAAATGGTAATAAAAGTTATGACATTCACTTAGAAGTAGATATTATACCAGAAAATAGTACAGCGACTACGGTCACAAAATCTAATTTTAAATACATGTATTGGACCATGTCTCAACAATTAGCACACCATACCATTAATGGTTGTAATGTAAATAGTGGTGATCTAATGGGAAGCGGAACAATATCTGGACCCACACCAGATTCTTATGGTTCTATGCTAGAGTTAAGTTGGGGTGGTAAAAATACAGTTCCTTTAAATGACGGTTCAACAAGAAAATTTATAGAAGATAATGATACTGTAGTTATTAAAGGATTCTGTAAAAATGATGCTATAAGAATTGGTTTTGGTGAAGTATCAACAAAATTATTACCAGTTTTTCAAGCTAAGAAAAAGTAG
- the glyA gene encoding serine hydroxymethyltransferase, translated as MQRDNQIFELIAEEKQRQINGIELIASENFVSDQVMEAAGSVLTNKYAEGYPGKRYYGGCEVVDVVEQIAIDRAKQLFGAAYANVQPHSGSQANASVYHACLKPGDTILGFDLSHGGHLTHGSPVNFSGRIYNPVFYGVEKETGVLNYDKIQEIAEKEQPKMIIAGASAYSRDIDFERFRVIADSVGALLLADISHPSGLIAKGILNDPIPHCHIVTTTTHKTLRGPRGGLILMGKDFDNPFGIKLKNGTLRKMSALLDLAVFPGNQGGPLEHIIAAKAIAFGEALTDEYLTYILQVKKNADAMAKAFIKKGYEIISGGTDNHMMLIDLRNKDITGKDAENTLVKADITANKNMVPFDDKSPFITSGIRFGTAAITTRGLKEDDMSTIVDFIDEVLMNADNEDVIEEVRTKVNELMSHRELFYAC; from the coding sequence ATGCAACGCGACAATCAAATTTTTGAACTAATTGCTGAAGAGAAACAGCGCCAAATTAATGGAATAGAACTTATTGCTTCTGAGAACTTTGTAAGTGATCAAGTAATGGAAGCTGCAGGTTCTGTATTAACCAATAAATATGCTGAAGGCTATCCAGGAAAACGGTATTATGGTGGTTGTGAGGTTGTAGATGTTGTGGAGCAAATTGCAATTGACAGAGCTAAACAATTATTTGGTGCAGCCTATGCAAATGTGCAACCACATTCTGGTTCACAAGCTAATGCATCTGTTTACCATGCGTGTTTAAAACCTGGGGATACTATTTTAGGATTTGACCTTTCTCACGGAGGGCACTTAACACATGGATCACCTGTAAATTTTTCAGGTAGAATATACAACCCTGTATTTTACGGTGTTGAAAAAGAAACTGGAGTTTTAAATTATGATAAAATTCAGGAAATAGCAGAAAAAGAACAACCAAAAATGATTATTGCTGGTGCTTCTGCATATTCTAGAGATATAGATTTTGAACGTTTTAGAGTAATTGCAGATAGTGTTGGTGCACTTTTATTAGCTGATATCTCTCACCCTTCTGGCTTAATAGCTAAAGGAATTTTAAATGACCCAATTCCTCATTGTCATATTGTTACGACAACAACACATAAAACATTAAGAGGACCTAGAGGTGGACTAATATTAATGGGGAAAGATTTTGACAATCCTTTCGGAATTAAATTAAAAAATGGTACGCTTAGAAAAATGTCTGCTTTATTAGATTTAGCGGTATTTCCTGGAAATCAAGGAGGACCTTTAGAACACATCATTGCAGCTAAAGCTATTGCTTTTGGTGAAGCATTAACAGATGAATATTTGACATATATTTTACAAGTGAAGAAAAATGCTGATGCTATGGCTAAGGCATTCATTAAAAAAGGATATGAAATTATTTCTGGAGGAACAGATAATCATATGATGTTAATTGATCTGAGAAATAAAGACATTACGGGTAAAGATGCAGAAAACACTTTAGTTAAAGCAGATATTACCGCAAATAAAAATATGGTTCCTTTTGATGATAAATCACCATTTATAACTTCAGGAATTCGTTTTGGTACAGCTGCAATTACAACCAGAGGCTTAAAAGAAGATGATATGTCTACAATTGTTGACTTTATAGATGAAGTACTAATGAATGCTGATAATGAGGATGTTATAGAAGAAGTAAGAACTAAAGTAAATGAATTGATGAGTCATAGAGAACTTTTCTATGCTTGTTAA
- a CDS encoding response regulator, producing the protein MKTLKILAVDDHQMTMIGYKYILEDAEFDDFVVEMDMATTFKEGKEKIELSVTSNNLYDLILLDIQLSPVVDGVPSTGQDLGVIARNIAPSSKIVFLSSFSDNYRINSILRTVNPEGYMVKTEINEFVLKEMVETVLTSPPYYTKKALIAIRNKMSTNIHLDDTDIKILYYLSIGTRTKDMVEYVPLSISAIENRKRQIKEIFSVENENDNALIASAKEKGFI; encoded by the coding sequence ATGAAGACCCTAAAAATCTTAGCCGTAGATGATCATCAAATGACGATGATAGGATACAAATATATTCTTGAAGATGCTGAATTTGATGACTTTGTTGTTGAAATGGACATGGCAACAACCTTTAAAGAAGGAAAAGAAAAAATTGAACTTTCGGTAACTAGTAATAATTTATATGATTTAATTCTATTAGATATACAGTTATCTCCAGTAGTTGATGGTGTACCTAGTACAGGTCAAGATTTAGGCGTTATCGCACGTAATATTGCACCTTCTTCTAAGATTGTATTTCTATCTTCTTTTAGTGATAACTATAGAATTAATAGCATCCTAAGAACTGTAAATCCTGAAGGATACATGGTTAAAACAGAAATCAATGAGTTTGTATTAAAAGAAATGGTAGAAACTGTCCTTACTTCTCCCCCTTATTATACAAAAAAAGCATTGATTGCTATTCGAAATAAAATGTCGACTAATATACATTTAGACGATACAGACATTAAGATTTTATATTATTTATCTATAGGTACACGTACTAAAGATATGGTAGAATACGTACCACTATCTATTAGTGCTATTGAAAATAGAAAGCGTCAAATTAAAGAGATTTTTAGCGTTGAAAATGAAAATGACAATGCCTTAATCGCCTCTGCTAAAGAAAAAGGATTTATTTAA
- a CDS encoding tetratricopeptide repeat-containing sensor histidine kinase, translated as MLFLFSCTKNDSSTQENSSTEIIQDSLFTLVNSSSDTNLNLEERKKIIQEAFYKVNLLRTDSIKLKHLTNLSYNSIQLKDSIFFRTINKETIELAKKQKDSVAMAEAYWDLGIYLENTKLIDSTYYYYNEALTIYSKLKNQKKMAFLFNSISTIQRKLGDYAGAEQTTIKALEIFKKSKNFLGMSNSYNSLGSITHSLGDIEKAIQYYQKASSYLDSIPEDVSINRVYITNNIGVSNMLLNQYREAENSFEKVVNFENLRATNPEFLAKAMVNLANAKKKQFSTEDLEPQYLAALEITKEYNNIFSEATSTGHYAQYLAYKKDTIKAVKMAKIALVFSEKAENFESLLRTLNFLTLVDKKNASTYAQEYFVIDKKLQEDERKLRDKFARIRFQTDEFIERNELLAKQNVLLTREKRLWSALAVLGLIGIVAILIIVIQRIKNNNLRFKQQQQESNLEIFNLLLVQQSKFDEGKKIEQERISQELHDGFLNKILGIRLVLLGLNKRQDETSIAQRAEVITQLADLSEEIRSISHELNEAAFQKMQNFMEAIKSLIKTFQTGSETLKYSFKFNTDLDWDSLDSTLKINLYRIVQESIQNCIKHAEASTIFVNFDVVDSSLMVTIEDNGKGFDSKRSKKGIGFRNISSRLKKLNGSLVVDSVMGSGTKLVLKIPYQNEIDKIA; from the coding sequence GTGCTCTTTCTTTTTTCTTGCACTAAAAATGATTCTTCAACACAAGAAAATAGTAGTACTGAAATTATTCAAGATTCTTTATTTACCCTCGTAAATAGTAGCTCAGATACCAACCTTAATCTTGAAGAAAGAAAGAAAATAATCCAAGAAGCTTTTTATAAAGTTAACCTACTTCGCACAGATTCCATCAAATTAAAACATTTAACTAACTTATCTTATAATTCCATTCAGTTAAAAGATTCTATCTTTTTCAGAACAATTAACAAAGAAACGATTGAATTAGCCAAAAAACAAAAAGATTCTGTGGCCATGGCAGAAGCGTACTGGGATCTGGGGATCTATTTAGAGAACACTAAATTAATAGATAGTACCTATTATTATTATAATGAAGCATTAACGATATATTCAAAACTGAAGAATCAAAAGAAAATGGCTTTCCTCTTTAATTCGATTAGTACTATTCAACGAAAATTAGGGGACTATGCAGGTGCTGAGCAAACCACAATTAAAGCTTTAGAAATTTTTAAAAAGTCTAAAAATTTTTTAGGAATGTCTAATAGCTATAATAGTTTAGGATCTATCACCCATTCTTTAGGAGACATCGAAAAGGCGATTCAATATTATCAAAAAGCTAGTAGTTATTTAGATTCTATACCGGAAGACGTGTCTATTAATAGAGTTTATATCACTAACAACATCGGTGTCTCTAATATGTTGTTAAACCAATATAGAGAAGCCGAAAATAGTTTTGAAAAAGTAGTTAATTTTGAAAATTTAAGAGCTACAAATCCTGAATTCTTAGCAAAAGCGATGGTTAACTTGGCCAATGCCAAAAAAAAGCAATTTAGTACAGAAGACTTAGAACCTCAGTATTTAGCAGCTCTAGAAATAACCAAAGAATACAATAATATCTTTAGCGAAGCCACTTCCACAGGTCACTATGCACAATATTTAGCTTACAAAAAAGACACGATAAAAGCTGTGAAAATGGCCAAAATTGCATTGGTGTTTTCTGAGAAAGCAGAAAATTTTGAAAGCTTACTTAGAACGCTAAATTTCTTAACATTAGTAGATAAAAAAAATGCATCTACCTACGCACAAGAATACTTTGTTATTGATAAAAAGCTACAAGAAGATGAACGAAAATTACGAGATAAATTTGCTCGTATACGTTTTCAAACAGATGAATTTATAGAACGTAATGAACTTCTAGCAAAACAAAATGTATTATTAACCCGAGAAAAACGCTTATGGAGCGCACTAGCTGTACTAGGTTTAATTGGTATTGTAGCTATATTAATTATTGTAATACAACGGATAAAGAATAACAATCTTCGTTTTAAACAGCAACAGCAAGAGAGTAATCTTGAAATATTTAATCTGTTATTAGTACAGCAAAGTAAATTTGATGAAGGAAAAAAAATAGAACAAGAACGCATTTCACAAGAATTACATGATGGGTTCTTAAATAAAATTTTAGGAATACGACTGGTTTTACTCGGTCTTAATAAAAGGCAGGACGAGACATCTATAGCCCAGAGAGCCGAAGTTATAACACAGTTAGCAGATTTATCAGAAGAGATTAGAAGTATTTCTCATGAGCTAAATGAGGCCGCTTTTCAAAAAATGCAAAACTTTATGGAAGCTATTAAATCTTTGATAAAAACGTTTCAAACAGGATCAGAGACACTTAAATACTCCTTTAAATTCAATACAGATCTGGACTGGGATAGCCTTGATAGTACTTTAAAAATTAATCTATATAGAATTGTTCAAGAAAGTATTCAAAACTGTATCAAACATGCGGAAGCAAGTACTATTTTCGTTAATTTTGATGTAGTAGATAGTTCGTTAATGGTTACTATAGAAGATAATGGCAAAGGTTTTGATAGTAAAAGATCTAAAAAAGGAATTGGATTCCGTAATATTTCTTCTAGATTGAAAAAATTAAATGGTTCATTAGTTGTGGACAGTGTTATGGGTTCCGGAACAAAATTAGTTTTAAAGATTCCGTACCAAAATGAAATTGATAAAATAGCATAG